The Miscanthus floridulus cultivar M001 unplaced genomic scaffold, ASM1932011v1 os_1669_1_2, whole genome shotgun sequence genome has a window encoding:
- the LOC136534207 gene encoding uncharacterized protein isoform X3 codes for MENSALQSPHSMSSISTAAQPNDQHASGSSSSPNEFVNQGRLLWHQTRQQWIGKRRRNSQGQQSQEPKISCNATYESLLGSSKPFPQPIPLGEMVDFLVVSWEQEGLYD; via the exons ATGGAGAACAGTGCTTTGCAATCCCCACATAGTATGTCTTCAATCAGCACAGCAGCACAACCTAATGATCAGCATGCTTCTGGAAGTAGCAGCTCCCCAAATGAATTTGTAAATCAAG GTCGTCTACTATGGCACCAGACTAGACAGCAATGGATTGGGAAGCGAAGGCGTAATTCTCAGGGTCAACAAAGTCAAGAACCAAAAATAAG TTGTAATGCTACATATGAGAGCCTGCTCGGAAGCTCGAAACCATTTCCACAACCGATCCCTCTTGGT GAAATGGTGGATTTCCTCGTGGTCAGCTGGGAGCAGGAAGGCCTATACGATTAG
- the LOC136534207 gene encoding uncharacterized protein isoform X1 produces the protein MLLSCGSLSSWVRRFVACVGGCFGCAQPTPIIAVDEPTKGLRIQGRSVKRRNLSNDFWSSSPHEMENSALQSPHSMSSISTAAQPNDQHASGSSSSPNEFVNQGRLLWHQTRQQWIGKRRRNSQGQQSQEPKISCNATYESLLGSSKPFPQPIPLGEMVDFLVVSWEQEGLYD, from the exons ATGCTGCTGAGCTGCGGGTCGCTCTCCTCCTGGGTGCGCCGCTTCGTCGCCTGCGTTGG AGGTTGTTTTGGTTGTGCCCAACCTACTCCGATAATAGCTGTTGATGAGCCTACAAAAGGTTTAAGAATTCAAGGGCGCTCAGTAAAAAGGCGCAATTTATCTAACGACTTTTGGAGTTCAAGCCCGCACGAAATGGAGAACAGTGCTTTGCAATCCCCACATAGTATGTCTTCAATCAGCACAGCAGCACAACCTAATGATCAGCATGCTTCTGGAAGTAGCAGCTCCCCAAATGAATTTGTAAATCAAG GTCGTCTACTATGGCACCAGACTAGACAGCAATGGATTGGGAAGCGAAGGCGTAATTCTCAGGGTCAACAAAGTCAAGAACCAAAAATAAG TTGTAATGCTACATATGAGAGCCTGCTCGGAAGCTCGAAACCATTTCCACAACCGATCCCTCTTGGT GAAATGGTGGATTTCCTCGTGGTCAGCTGGGAGCAGGAAGGCCTATACGATTAG
- the LOC136534207 gene encoding uncharacterized protein isoform X2, with amino-acid sequence MSSTSNRSDRKEKHTGCFGCAQPTPIIAVDEPTKGLRIQGRSVKRRNLSNDFWSSSPHEMENSALQSPHSMSSISTAAQPNDQHASGSSSSPNEFVNQGRLLWHQTRQQWIGKRRRNSQGQQSQEPKISCNATYESLLGSSKPFPQPIPLGEMVDFLVVSWEQEGLYD; translated from the exons ATGTCCTCCACAAGTAACCGGAGCGATAGAAAAGAAAAACATAC AGGTTGTTTTGGTTGTGCCCAACCTACTCCGATAATAGCTGTTGATGAGCCTACAAAAGGTTTAAGAATTCAAGGGCGCTCAGTAAAAAGGCGCAATTTATCTAACGACTTTTGGAGTTCAAGCCCGCACGAAATGGAGAACAGTGCTTTGCAATCCCCACATAGTATGTCTTCAATCAGCACAGCAGCACAACCTAATGATCAGCATGCTTCTGGAAGTAGCAGCTCCCCAAATGAATTTGTAAATCAAG GTCGTCTACTATGGCACCAGACTAGACAGCAATGGATTGGGAAGCGAAGGCGTAATTCTCAGGGTCAACAAAGTCAAGAACCAAAAATAAG TTGTAATGCTACATATGAGAGCCTGCTCGGAAGCTCGAAACCATTTCCACAACCGATCCCTCTTGGT GAAATGGTGGATTTCCTCGTGGTCAGCTGGGAGCAGGAAGGCCTATACGATTAG